The following coding sequences are from one Eucalyptus grandis isolate ANBG69807.140 chromosome 11, ASM1654582v1, whole genome shotgun sequence window:
- the LOC104426489 gene encoding uncharacterized protein LOC104426489 encodes MGDCSCTSGTNSVVCENLISELGNTLGNVLHVEDGEVAVGTSKVEKSQGVSGLNAKSDQKRLVKCVTFPLPGEKLSPPLFSDKEYDEPESALRELFSEEHINNVYSRSISFPTSSKLVSALKGTREKQDASPRKLTVRWAPDVYDPPPTSVSHFLNRGTKQQKVPKKDKRNGKRGQKGKDFSRGASGKDSSKRDKKDKKKKQSRRPSGSLDRCLNKLDDNDRRLGIADDVRQFDIGNPVPDSSCGSSFFKNSLSQLHYSAAEAS; translated from the exons ATGGGTGATTGCTCTTGCACTTCTGGGACCAACTCGGTTGTCTGTGAGAACTTGATAAGTGAACTTGGTAATACTCTGGGTAATGTTTTACACGTTGAAGATGGTGAAGTTGCAGTTGGCACTTCGAAAGTAGAGAAATCACAGGGAGTTTCTGGGCTTAATGCTAAGTCAGATCAGAAGCGTCTCGTTAAATGTGTAACTTTTCCATTGCCAGGAGAGAAGTTATCTCCTCCTTTGTTCTCTGATAAAGAGTATGATGAGCCAGAATCGGCTTTGCGAGAACTTTTCTCAGAGGAGCACATTAACAATGTCTACTCAcgttcaatttcttttccc ACCTCTTCAAAGCTTGTATCTGCTTTGAAAGGCACTCGTGAGAAACAAGATGCTTCTCCTAGGAAGCTTACTGTGAGATGGGCTCCTGATGTCTATGATCCACCACCGACATCGGTTTCTCACTTTCTCAATAGGGGCACAAAACAACAGAAGGTGCCCAAGAAGGATAAGAGAAATGGAAAGAGGGGCCAGAAAGGAAAAGACTTCTCACGAGGGGCATCTGGCAAGGACTCTTCCAAGAGGGACAAGaaggacaagaaaaagaagcaatctCGCCGACCATCTGGGAGTTTGGATAGATGTCTTAACAAGCTGGATGATAATGATCGCCGCCTTGGCATTGCAGATGATGTGCGCCAATTTGATATTGGAAATCCTGTCCCAGACTCCTCTTGTGGGAGCAGTTTTTTCAAGAACTCCCTGTCCCAGTTGCACTACTCTGCTGCAGAGGCATCGTGA
- the LOC104426492 gene encoding histone H2A → MESLGKPKKGAGGRKGGGPKKKPVSRSVKAGLQFPVGRIGRYLKKGRYSQRVGTGAPVYLAAVLEYLAAEVLELAGNAARDNKKNRIIPRHVLLAVRNDEELGKLLAGVTIAHGGVLPNINPVLLPKKTEKATKEPKSPSKATKSPKKA, encoded by the exons ATGGAGTCCCTAGGCAAGCCGAAGAAGGGCGCCGGAGGCAGGAAGGGAGGCGGCCCGAAGAAGAAGCCCGTCTCCCGCTCCGTCAAGGCCGGCCTCCAGTTCCCGGTCGGCCGTATCGGGAGGTACCTGAAGAAGGGCCGCTACTCCCAGCGCGTCGGCACCGGGGCCCCGGTCTACCTCGCCGCCGTCCTCGAGTACCTCGCCGCTgag GTTCTGGAGCTCGCGGGGAATGCGGCGAGGGACAACAAGAAGAACAGGATCATCCCGAGGCACGTGCTGTTGGCGGTGAGGAACGACGAGGAGCTCGGGAAGCTGCTCGCCGGAGTGACGATCGCGCACGGAGGCGTGCTCCCCAACATCAACCCGGTCCTCCTGCCGAAGAAGACGGAGAAGGCGACCAAGGAGCCCAAGTCTCCGTCCAAAGCCACCAAATCACCAAAGAAGGCTTAG